A window of the Corythoichthys intestinalis isolate RoL2023-P3 chromosome 6, ASM3026506v1, whole genome shotgun sequence genome harbors these coding sequences:
- the LOC130918032 gene encoding RIMS-binding protein 2-like isoform X2 produces the protein MDSVMELDVLIYPDEVRVVTPEDLHQWELETASQASTPALEPRLFVALYPYNPAAMSPNPDTAAEELPFVPGQIIKVFGDKDLDGFYHGESGGLSGYVPSNLVAEVPVDDHYLKHLLMQQGFIPVDQTGMSLTPDVSDVSSVPEDVIVRRMVALFDYDPWESSPNADSEVEMGFRSGDIIYVLGDMDADGFYYGDLQGRRGLVPSNFLQPLPWD, from the exons ATGGACTCAGTCATGGAGCTGGACGTGCTGATCTACCCCGATGAGGTGCGGGTAGTTACCCCCGAGGACCTTCACCAGTGGGAATTGGAGACCGCCAGTCAGGCGTCGACGCCTGCTTTGGAGCCTCGACTCTTTGTGGCGCTTTACCCGTACAATCCTGCCGCCATGTCGCCCAACCCAGACACGGCAGCTGAAGAGCTGCCCTTTGTGCCTGGCCAGATCATCAAG GTTTTTGGAGACAAGGACCTGGATGGCTTCTATCACGGAGAATCGGGCGGCCTTTCGGGTTATGTTCCCAGTAACTTAGTGGCCGAAGTCCCGGTGGACGACCATTATCTAAAACATCTTCTCATGCAGCAAGGATTCATACCCGTAGACCAAACAG GAATGTCTTTAACTCCTGACGTGAGTGACGTGTCCAGTGTTCCTGAAGATGTGATCGTACGCCGCATGGTGGCCTTGTTCGACTACGACCCTTGGGAAAGTTCGCCCAACGCTGACAGCGAA GTTGAAATGGGCTTTCGTTCAGGTGACATCATCTACGTGTTGGGTGACATGGATGCCGACGGGTTCTACTAC GGCGATCTGCAAGGACGCCGAGGTTTGGTGCCGTCCAACTTTCTGCAGCCGCTACCGTGGGATTAA
- the LOC130918032 gene encoding RIMS-binding protein 2-like isoform X1, protein MDSVMELDVLIYPDEVRVVTPEDLHQWELETASQASTPALEPRLFVALYPYNPAAMSPNPDTAAEELPFVPGQIIKVFGDKDLDGFYHGESGGLSGYVPSNLVAEVPVDDHYLKHLLMQQGFIPVDQTGMSLTPDVSDVSSVPEDVIVRRMVALFDYDPWESSPNADSEVEMGFRSGDIIYVLGDMDADGFYYVRVIHPFCSLFDFWTNKMSFQGDLQGRRGLVPSNFLQPLPWD, encoded by the exons ATGGACTCAGTCATGGAGCTGGACGTGCTGATCTACCCCGATGAGGTGCGGGTAGTTACCCCCGAGGACCTTCACCAGTGGGAATTGGAGACCGCCAGTCAGGCGTCGACGCCTGCTTTGGAGCCTCGACTCTTTGTGGCGCTTTACCCGTACAATCCTGCCGCCATGTCGCCCAACCCAGACACGGCAGCTGAAGAGCTGCCCTTTGTGCCTGGCCAGATCATCAAG GTTTTTGGAGACAAGGACCTGGATGGCTTCTATCACGGAGAATCGGGCGGCCTTTCGGGTTATGTTCCCAGTAACTTAGTGGCCGAAGTCCCGGTGGACGACCATTATCTAAAACATCTTCTCATGCAGCAAGGATTCATACCCGTAGACCAAACAG GAATGTCTTTAACTCCTGACGTGAGTGACGTGTCCAGTGTTCCTGAAGATGTGATCGTACGCCGCATGGTGGCCTTGTTCGACTACGACCCTTGGGAAAGTTCGCCCAACGCTGACAGCGAA GTTGAAATGGGCTTTCGTTCAGGTGACATCATCTACGTGTTGGGTGACATGGATGCCGACGGGTTCTACTACGTAAGGGTCATTCACCCCTTTTGTTCTTTGTTTGATTTCTGGACGAATAAAATGTCTTTCCAGGGCGATCTGCAAGGACGCCGAGGTTTGGTGCCGTCCAACTTTCTGCAGCCGCTACCGTGGGATTAA
- the LOC130917983 gene encoding carbonic anhydrase 4-like isoform X2, producing the protein MKIKGGNLSTTYTALQLHFHWGKDGGPGSEHTIDGESYPMEMHIVHIKEQYVSLSQALSDPEGVAVLGIFFQESNSANKKFEPLIKALKRIPRPSNKTTVRGISLQMFLPPPTDMRDYFRYLGSLTTPDCAQSVLWTLFENTVPLSRQQLSAFSQLRFPGGRPMVNTFRAVQPLNARQVYRSGSRIASSLSPALVISSVLMLYSV; encoded by the exons ATGAAAATCAAAGGAGGGAATCTGTCCACAACATACACCGCACTTCAACTCCACTTCCACTGGGGCAAAGATGGGGGCCCTGGCTCTGAGCACACAATAGATGGCGAATCGTATCCGATGGAA ATGCACATTGTGCACATCAAGGAACAATACGTTTCATTGTCACAGGCTTTAAGTGATCCAGAAGGCGTGGCGGTTCTTGGCATCTTCTTCCAG GAGTCAAATTCAGCCAACAAAAAGTTTGAACCGCTCATAAAAGCTCTGAAGAGAATCCCACGACCGT CCAACAAAACAACAGTGCGGGGCATCTCCCTGCAAATGTTTCTTCCTCCACCCACCGACATGAGAGATTATTTCCGCTACCTCGGATCCCTCACCACACCTGACTGTGCCCAATCTGTTCTTTGGACCCTTTTTGAAAATACCGTACCCCTCAGTAGGCAACAG CTGTCCGCCTTCTCCCAGCTTCGCTTCCCCGGCGGGAGGCCGATGGTGAATACCTTCCGAGCCGTGCAGCCCCTGAACGCAAGGCAGGTGTATCGCTCCGGATCCCGCATCGCCTCTTCACTCAGCCCTGCGCTCGTCATCTCATCTGTGCTTATGTTGTACTCCGTGTGA
- the LOC130917983 gene encoding carbonic anhydrase 4-like isoform X1, protein MQLDLPPGMKIKGGNLSTTYTALQLHFHWGKDGGPGSEHTIDGESYPMEMHIVHIKEQYVSLSQALSDPEGVAVLGIFFQESNSANKKFEPLIKALKRIPRPSNKTTVRGISLQMFLPPPTDMRDYFRYLGSLTTPDCAQSVLWTLFENTVPLSRQQLSAFSQLRFPGGRPMVNTFRAVQPLNARQVYRSGSRIASSLSPALVISSVLMLYSV, encoded by the exons TGCAACTGGATTTACCTCCCGGTATGAAAATCAAAGGAGGGAATCTGTCCACAACATACACCGCACTTCAACTCCACTTCCACTGGGGCAAAGATGGGGGCCCTGGCTCTGAGCACACAATAGATGGCGAATCGTATCCGATGGAA ATGCACATTGTGCACATCAAGGAACAATACGTTTCATTGTCACAGGCTTTAAGTGATCCAGAAGGCGTGGCGGTTCTTGGCATCTTCTTCCAG GAGTCAAATTCAGCCAACAAAAAGTTTGAACCGCTCATAAAAGCTCTGAAGAGAATCCCACGACCGT CCAACAAAACAACAGTGCGGGGCATCTCCCTGCAAATGTTTCTTCCTCCACCCACCGACATGAGAGATTATTTCCGCTACCTCGGATCCCTCACCACACCTGACTGTGCCCAATCTGTTCTTTGGACCCTTTTTGAAAATACCGTACCCCTCAGTAGGCAACAG CTGTCCGCCTTCTCCCAGCTTCGCTTCCCCGGCGGGAGGCCGATGGTGAATACCTTCCGAGCCGTGCAGCCCCTGAACGCAAGGCAGGTGTATCGCTCCGGATCCCGCATCGCCTCTTCACTCAGCCCTGCGCTCGTCATCTCATCTGTGCTTATGTTGTACTCCGTGTGA